From Maylandia zebra isolate NMK-2024a linkage group LG11, Mzebra_GT3a, whole genome shotgun sequence, one genomic window encodes:
- the fkbp14 gene encoding peptidyl-prolyl cis-trans isomerase FKBP14 isoform X2 — protein MILFSLCSLLASLFVLVTGGKLPEPEVKIEVIHKPFMCHRKSKNGDMLLVHYEGFLESNGTMFHSSRKHGDKNPVWLTLGIREVLKGWDKGLQNMCTGERRKLTVPPSLAYGKEGKGKIPPGSTLIFDIELMEIRNGPRSHESFRDMDLNDDWKLSRLEVKEYLKKEFEKHGYSPNDTHHEVMVDDIFKNEDEDKDGFISAREFTYQHDEL, from the exons ATGATCTTGTTTTCTCTCTGCTCGTTATTGGCATCACTGTTTGTGTTGGTCACTGGGGGAAAACTGCCCGAGCCCGAAGTGAAAATTGAGGTGATACACAAACCCTTCATGTGTCACCGCAAGTCAAAAAACGGAGACATGCTTCTTGTTCATTACGAGGGATTTCTGGAGAGTAATGGCACCATGTTTCATTCCAG CCGCAAACATGGGGATAAAAACCCTGTGTGGCTTACCCTGGGGATCCGAGAGGTGCTCAAGGGTTGGGATAAGGGTCTGCAGAACATGTGCACAGGGGAGCGCAGGAAGCTGACTGTACCTCCATCGCTGGCATATGGCAAGGAAGGAAAAG GGAAAATTCCTCCAGGCAGCACCCTCATTTTTGACATTGAACTCATGGAGATTCGAAATGGGCCCAGGTCACACGAATCTTTCCGGGATATGGATCTAAATGATGACTGGAAGCTCTCCAGACTGGAG GTAAAAGAGTACTTGAAGAAGGAATTTGAGAAACATGGCTACTCACCCAACGACACACATCATGAAGTTATGGTGGATGACATCTTCAAAAACGAGGATGAAGATAAAGATGGGTTTATATCTGCCAGGGAGTTCACCTACCAGCACGATGAACTgtaa
- the fkbp14 gene encoding peptidyl-prolyl cis-trans isomerase FKBP14 isoform X1: protein MTLSNCRWRRADSSTVGAFVAEVGCHVWHSLHVFILNSVERESEIEVISSTSHDRKHGDKNPVWLTLGIREVLKGWDKGLQNMCTGERRKLTVPPSLAYGKEGKGKIPPGSTLIFDIELMEIRNGPRSHESFRDMDLNDDWKLSRLEVKEYLKKEFEKHGYSPNDTHHEVMVDDIFKNEDEDKDGFISAREFTYQHDEL from the exons ATGACGCTATCCAATTGCAGATGGAGGAGGGCAGACAGCTCAACAGTGGGTGCATTCGTCGCAGAAGTTGGGTGCCACGTATGGCATTCTTTACATGTCTTTATTTTAAATTCTGtagaaagagagagtgaaatTGAAGTTATCTCATCCACTTCTCATGA CCGCAAACATGGGGATAAAAACCCTGTGTGGCTTACCCTGGGGATCCGAGAGGTGCTCAAGGGTTGGGATAAGGGTCTGCAGAACATGTGCACAGGGGAGCGCAGGAAGCTGACTGTACCTCCATCGCTGGCATATGGCAAGGAAGGAAAAG GGAAAATTCCTCCAGGCAGCACCCTCATTTTTGACATTGAACTCATGGAGATTCGAAATGGGCCCAGGTCACACGAATCTTTCCGGGATATGGATCTAAATGATGACTGGAAGCTCTCCAGACTGGAG GTAAAAGAGTACTTGAAGAAGGAATTTGAGAAACATGGCTACTCACCCAACGACACACATCATGAAGTTATGGTGGATGACATCTTCAAAAACGAGGATGAAGATAAAGATGGGTTTATATCTGCCAGGGAGTTCACCTACCAGCACGATGAACTgtaa